The following are encoded together in the Dickeya lacustris genome:
- a CDS encoding Cof-type HAD-IIB family hydrolase, with protein MRYQALALDLDGTTLTSQHTINPSVKAAIERIKEQACVILVTGRHHTAAHPYHHELGLTTPIICCNGTYVYDYRAQRILAENAIPHDDAKRFMALAREHRLNLVMYLTDRMVYAAHSPIRYMEALCDWAARFPDAIRPHIMKVESLDAALAESRHVWKFVVEGEVAEVRAFAELPWVKAQFSGEQSWSNRIDFARHGNNKGARLNDYLQQQHIDPAQLIAIGDNHNDLSMLRLAGLGVAMANAEEVIRRQADCVTEHSNDGRGILDILQHHFPV; from the coding sequence ATGCGTTATCAGGCACTGGCGCTGGATCTCGATGGCACTACCCTCACCAGCCAGCACACCATTAACCCGAGCGTTAAAGCAGCCATTGAGCGCATTAAAGAGCAGGCCTGTGTGATCCTCGTCACCGGCAGGCACCACACCGCTGCCCACCCCTATCATCATGAGCTTGGCCTGACTACGCCGATAATCTGTTGTAACGGCACCTATGTATACGACTACCGCGCGCAACGCATTCTGGCGGAAAACGCCATCCCCCATGATGATGCAAAACGCTTCATGGCGCTGGCGCGTGAGCACCGGCTCAATCTGGTGATGTACCTGACTGACCGGATGGTGTACGCCGCCCACTCGCCAATCCGGTATATGGAGGCGCTCTGCGACTGGGCCGCGCGTTTTCCCGACGCCATCCGCCCGCACATCATGAAAGTCGAGAGTCTGGATGCGGCGTTGGCCGAAAGCCGCCATGTCTGGAAATTTGTAGTGGAAGGCGAGGTGGCCGAAGTCCGCGCCTTTGCTGAATTGCCGTGGGTGAAGGCGCAGTTTAGCGGCGAACAATCCTGGTCGAACCGCATTGATTTTGCCCGCCACGGCAACAACAAGGGCGCGCGCCTGAACGACTATCTCCAACAGCAGCACATCGACCCGGCACAACTCATCGCCATCGGCGATAACCATAATGACCTGTCCATGCTGCGCCTTGCCGGTCTCGGCGTCGCCATGGCTAACGCGGAAGAGGTCATCCGCCGTCAGGCCGATTGCGTGACAGAGCACAGCAACGATGGGCGCGGCATTCTCGATATTCTGCAACATCACTTTCCCGTCTGA
- the ulaG gene encoding L-ascorbate 6-phosphate lactonase, protein MSKIDEITRESWILSTFPEWGTWLNEEIEQEEVKAETFAMWWLGCTGIWLKSAGNTNISIDFWCGTGKKTHANPYMNKQHQMMRMGGVRKLQPNLRTSPFVLDPFGIKQIDAVLATHDHADHIDVNVAAAVLKNCGSHVKFIGPKACVELWQRWGVPAERCVIARVGDEIPVGDIVIQVLDAFDRTALVTLPAGVSSTDKSILDGMDDRAVNYLVKTSGGNLYHSGDSHYSNYYAKHGNDYQIDVALLSYGENPRGVTDKMTASDILRAGESLNTQVVIPFHHDIWANFQSDPREIEVLWNMKKDRLGYQFRPFFWQVGGKYTFPTDKNTLHYQHPRGFDDIFIDEPELPYKSFL, encoded by the coding sequence ATGAGCAAGATTGATGAAATCACCCGTGAGTCCTGGATCCTGAGCACGTTCCCGGAATGGGGCACCTGGTTAAACGAAGAGATTGAACAGGAAGAGGTCAAGGCAGAGACCTTCGCCATGTGGTGGCTGGGTTGCACCGGCATTTGGCTGAAGTCGGCAGGCAATACCAATATCTCCATCGATTTCTGGTGTGGCACCGGCAAAAAAACCCACGCCAACCCGTACATGAATAAACAACACCAGATGATGCGTATGGGCGGGGTGCGCAAGCTACAACCCAACCTGAGAACCTCGCCGTTTGTGCTCGACCCGTTCGGTATCAAACAGATAGACGCCGTGCTGGCGACCCACGACCATGCCGATCACATTGATGTGAACGTGGCGGCTGCCGTGCTGAAGAACTGCGGCTCACACGTAAAATTTATCGGCCCGAAAGCCTGTGTCGAGCTCTGGCAACGCTGGGGAGTGCCCGCCGAGCGCTGCGTTATCGCCCGTGTCGGCGATGAGATCCCGGTTGGCGATATCGTCATTCAGGTACTGGATGCGTTCGATCGCACCGCGCTGGTCACGCTGCCTGCTGGCGTCTCCTCCACCGACAAAAGTATCCTCGATGGCATGGACGACCGTGCGGTCAACTATCTGGTGAAAACCTCCGGCGGCAATCTCTACCACTCCGGTGATTCGCACTATTCCAACTACTACGCCAAACACGGCAACGACTACCAGATTGATGTCGCGCTGCTCTCTTATGGCGAGAACCCACGCGGTGTCACTGACAAAATGACCGCGTCTGACATTTTGCGCGCCGGTGAGTCACTCAATACTCAGGTGGTTATCCCGTTCCATCATGATATTTGGGCTAACTTCCAGAGCGACCCGCGTGAAATCGAAGTGCTGTGGAACATGAAAAAGGATCGCCTCGGCTACCAGTTCCGCCCGTTCTTCTGGCAGGTCGGCGGTAAATACACCTTCCCGACCGATAAAAACACACTGCACTACCAGCACCCGCGTGGCTTCGACGATATCTTCATCGATGAGCCCGAACTGCCCTACAAATCGTTCCTGTAA